GCGAGTAGGCGCGGTCGTCGGCGGGCCGCCGGACGGCCAGCGGGCGGATCGGGCCATCCAGTTCGAGCACGAGCTGGCCTTCGCTGACAGCGCTCAGCGCCTCCAGGAGGAATTCCCGGTTGACCGCGACGTGCCGGTCCTGTCCGGCGCGCCACTCCTCCGCGCCGACCACGTCGATCCGGCCCTCGGCGTCGACTGCCAGCACGGCCAGCTCGTGGTCGACGCCCTCGTAGGAGTGGACGACCCGGGGCGCGCCGCTAACGGTGGCCCGCAGTGCGGCCGCGTCTACCGACGCGCGGCGCGGGCTGCCGGCGACGGTGCGGGTCTGGACGGCCCGGCGGTAGTCGGGGTAGTCGTACGCCAGCGGGGTGTCCTTGATCGTCCAACCATCGCCGACCGCCTCGATCTCCACCTTCTTCAGTTGCAGGCTCACCGGCTCATCCTGCTCGGGGTGGTTGCGGAGCCGGTCGACCCAGGAGGCCGGGGCTATCAACCGGGTGGCCGGGCCGTCGACGGTCGCCGGCTCGCGGTGGATGGCCATCCGGTAGCGATCGGTGGCCACGAAGGTCACGCCGTCGGCGTCGGCGTCGACCAGGACGCCCGCCAGCATCGGCAGCTCGGGGTCGTGGCCCACGGCGAAGCGCACGGAGCCGAGGGCGGCGGCCAGGACGGCGCGGGACAGGGTCACGGTGGTCATCGGGTTCTCCTGCGTGTCGAGAAGGGTGTGAACGCGGGAGAGCTCGCGGCGGGCATCGGCCAGGCCGTCTTCGAGGCGGCGTAGGTGCCGGTCCAGCAGTTCGTGCGCGACAGCCCGGTCGGCGCGGAGCACCGCGGCGATATCGGCCACCGGCATGCCGACCCGGCGCAGGCCGGCCACCAACCGCGCTTGGTCGACCTGCTGCACGCTGTACCAGCGGTAGCCGTTGTCCGGATCGACCACAGCCGGTACCAACACCCCTGCGCGGTCGTAGAACCGCAGCGCGCTCACAGTGAGCCCGCTTGTCCGCGCGGTCTCGCCGATGCTCCGCATGTCGCTCTCCACACCGTGGAACCCTGAGGCCTCGAGCAGGTCGAGGGTCAAGTCGTGACACGATTCTTTCCCGCCGCCGACCGCGGGGTTTCGAGCCTCGGAGTGGGATCAGCTGTCGGGTTTCGGGTCGAGCATGTCTTCGAGCCAGACGTCGATCACGCGCGGCCCGGTGTCAGCGGTCTTCACCGATCAGAAATCCTCCGCCGCGTCGTCAGTTCTGGTAGCTCTCTCGCACCGGTGGAAGGATCGATGATCATGACCGACGTCAGACCGCTGGGCGCCGACGAGGCCACGTTCATAGCGGCGGTCCGCTCGGACGACACGGCGCGGTTCGCACTCGTCGCCGAGCGCCACCGGCGTGAGCTGCAGGTGCACTGCTACCGGATGCTCGCGAACTACGAGGACGCCCAGGACATGACGCAGGAGACGTTCCTGCGGGCGTGGAACAAGCGGAAGTCGTTCAAGGGTCACGCTGCGCTGCGGACCTGGCTGTACCGGATCGCGACCAACGCCTGCCTCGACTTCCTGGAGAAGCGCAACGACCGCACGCCCGTGCCTGCCGAGCTGCCTGCCGAGGGCTCGGAGGTGCTCTACCTGCAGCCCTACCCGGACCGGATGCTCCCGGAGGACCCGCAGGAATCGGTGGTGGCGCGGGAGACGATCGAGCTGGCGTTCATCGTCGCCGTCCAGCACCTGCCGCCGCGGCAGCGGGCGGTGTTCATCTTGCGCGACGTCGTCG
This genomic stretch from Cryptosporangium minutisporangium harbors:
- a CDS encoding MerR family transcriptional regulator, giving the protein MRSIGETARTSGLTVSALRFYDRAGVLVPAVVDPDNGYRWYSVQQVDQARLVAGLRRVGMPVADIAAVLRADRAVAHELLDRHLRRLEDGLADARRELSRVHTLLDTQENPMTTVTLSRAVLAAALGSVRFAVGHDPELPMLAGVLVDADADGVTFVATDRYRMAIHREPATVDGPATRLIAPASWVDRLRNHPEQDEPVSLQLKKVEIEAVGDGWTIKDTPLAYDYPDYRRAVQTRTVAGSPRRASVDAAALRATVSGAPRVVHSYEGVDHELAVLAVDAEGRIDVVGAEEWRAGQDRHVAVNREFLLEALSAVSEGQLVLELDGPIRPLAVRRPADDRAYSLLMPVKP